One Synechocystis sp. LKSZ1 genomic window, GCCCCAGAATGTCGATCTTGTAGGGCTCCAGAATAGCCAGGGCCGCACTAATTTCAGTTCCCACTAGCATGGTTCCCATCACTTCCATGGTGACAGAGACCATAATCGGCAAGCGCGCTCCTTTTTCGGCAAACACGGCTTCAATGGCGTTCAGGGCCGCCTTAATTTGCAGAACATCCTGACAGGTTTCTACTAAGAGCAAATCGACACCGCCGTCGTAGAGACCCCGGACTTGCTCGATGTAGGCCTGTTTGAGGGTGTCGTAGTCCACATGGCCCAGCGTGGGTAATTTCGTTCCGGGCCCCATGGAACCGGCCACAAAGCGGGGCTTGTCAGGTGTCGAAAATTCCTGGGCCACTGCTTTTGCCAATTCCGCCGCTGTTTTATTGAGGTAGTAGGCCTGGTCAGCCAAATCATACTCCGCCAGTACCAGGGGAGTGCCGCCAAAGGTATCGGTTTCCACCACATCGGCCCCGGCCGCAAAAAAGGCCCGATGCACCTGGGCCACCGCCTCCGGTTTGGTGTGTACTAAATATTCATTACAACCTTCGTATTCTGGCCCGCCGAAATCCGCCGCCGTTAAGTTTTGCACCTGGAGATTCGTTCCCATGGCCCCATCAAAGACTAACACCGGACGTTCGGGACTATGGAGACGGTCAAGAAAAGCGCTTTTCATAGGGTCTGGGGAGAATTCGGGAGGAATCGAAGTATGAAATATTATACGACGAGCCAGAAAACCCCGCCCCGCTTAGCCGGGGATGGTGAGCCGACTGGCCGGCTTGACTAAGCTAGGCCGGCGAGAAAGTTATCCTCCAGGTCGTAACCCAACATCTGGGCCAGGGACTTTAAGCGAAAAGCGCTAGGGAGGTTTTGCGTAGGCAGCCAATGGGCTAAAACAAACACCTTTTGCATCATCAAGAGTTCCAGCGCCTCAGGATTGTACTGAATGCCTTCCGTGCGGTGAAATTGGTGGGGAACCAGCATCGCGACATATCGCGCCAGTTCACCGGCCTTCCAGTCCAAGAGAAACGGAAACCAAGGATAGGTCGCATCCAGGCGTAAAAACCAGAGGCGAACCTCGGGAATTTCGGAGAGTTCCCTGGGGTCATCGGCGGGCCGAGGAAAGTCGATCTGGAATTGAATACTGTGTTCCTGGGGGGCAATGGTTCCTGCGGCTAGCCAGGGAGCCACCAGATTGGTAACGGGGGATAAATCTAAACTGAGAATTTGGGCCTGGGAAACGGAGACTAAAACCATGGCACGGTCGTAACGGAGAATTGCTCCTATTATCCGGGTAAAGTTGGCCCCTAGCCCAGAATTGAGCCAGAACCACTGCCCTTAAACATGAGCCAAGACAGGATAAAGTCGGCCACAAAGATAGCCAGGAGGGCCGTTACCACGGAGGCTGTTGTGGAAGACCCCACCCCCTTGGCCCCGCCGCGGGTAGTCAGGCCCCAATTACAACCGATTAGAGCAATCAAGGCCCCGAAGACGACCCCCTTAATGGGGCCGCAGAGAATATCCCAGGGCGTTGCCAGGGATTTAATGGAGTCCCAAAACACCGAATCAGCAATGTTATAGAAATGGTGGGCAATCACCACGCCGCCTAGTAGGCCCATCAGCAGGGCCAAAATACTCAGGGCCGGTACCATCACACAGCAAGCAATCAGGCGAGGAATGACCAGATACTCAATGGGATTGGTATTGAGCATATAGAGCGCATCAATCTGTTCCGTCACCCGCATCGTGCCAATTTCCGCGGCAAAGGCCGACCCCACCCGCCCGGCCACCACCACCGCCGTCATAATCGGGGAGAGTTCCCGGCTCAGGGCCAGGGCCAGAATCCCCCCGACCACACTACTGGCCCCCAGGGCCAAAAATTCTCGGGCCACCTGGATGGTAAAAATCATGCCGATCACCGTGGCGGTAATCAGAGTAATCACGAGGGACGCCGGCCCCACCGTCACCATTTGCTCAATCGTATTGCGATAATCGACCTTGCCTTGAAGCAGTTGGTAAAAGACCTGGCCGGTCAACAAAATCGCTTTCCCAGAACGCTGGAGCCACGATTGAAGTTCTGCAAGAATAATGCCATTGCTCATGGGTCGGGGGGGGAGAAGGGGTCATTGTCAGCATTCTGCAGTAAAAAGGCTTGTTTGGGAATGCCGATGGCGATCCCCTCCTGTTCAAAGGCGACCTTAATGCGGAGACGAAGTTCACGGCCCACATCCCACTGGGCCCCCGGCTTGGTTTTCAGCCAAATGCGGAGGGTAATACCTTGATGGGAAATATTTTCAATACCCTTGAGGTCGGGTTGATCCAGAATCACGGGATGCCACTGGGGGTCGTGATAAAGCTGGTCTGCAATCTCTTTTAGAAGGTTTAAGGCCTGTTTGATATCGGCATCGTAGGATACTTGAATGGAATAATCTACCCGCGACCAATCCTTGGTTTGATTGCAGACGGTGGTAATGGCCCCGTTGGGAATGGTGATCAGATCCCCATTCGCACTGCGAAGCCGCGTGACAAACAGGTTCATATCTTCGATCAGACCTTCATGGAGGCCTAGGATCACGTAGTCGCCGGTGGCGTAGGAATCGTTGATCAGGGCCGTCAGGCCAGCAATCAGGTCTTTAATTAGGTTCTGGGAGCCGAAGGAAATGGCAAAACCAATGATCCCGGCCCCGGTCAGAATGGGGGTAATGGGAATTTCAAAGACTGTGAGGGATAAAATCACCCCAACACTGACGTAAAAAAAACTACTGACTCCCTTGAGAGCACTGGCAATGGTGGGCAAACGCAGGGCCTGGCGGGAATTTTTCGAGGCCTGGAGCAATTTCAAATCCTCTCCCCAGGCCAATAAACTTTTGTCGATCAGTAGTTCTGTCACCTTCGCCAGGATCAGGATACTCAACCAGATCAGTACTAGGGTCAACGGCACTCCAGCTAATTGGGCACCCCAGGGCCGACTGTAGGGAAAAAGCAAGAGCAGGGTCGCGGAACCCCTTAGCCAAACGAAGGATTGGAGTAGAAGCAGGAGACGCCGTAAAAAGATCAAGATGCGGATGCGCTGGGTTGTCAGGGTCTTGAGTTCTTCAAAGCGGATGGCCTGATGGTCGGGGTATAGTAGTTGGTCTAGTCCAAAAATATTGTCGGTCTTGCCCTGGAGATTGGTCGATAGAAAACGGCCCCGTAGGCGAATGAGAAAAAAGTAAATGGCCAGGGCCAGACGGTCGCCTAATTTGAGTAGAAAGGATTGATTCGTGAGTTGGGGCGAAAAGGTAGAGGGGACGATCGATTCATCATCTGCCACGACTTTGGCCTGGCTCAGCAGAGTTTTGAGCACCTGGACACGATGGCCCAGCCATTGGTAAATCCAACTAATGACACAACTGATCACCGTAATCAACGCTAAAATTCGCAGGGCCAAGAGCGCACTATCCCAAAGGGCCTGGGGTTGTCGCTCTGCCTGGGCCTTGATTAACGCCTGGCGGGTAATCTCTGCGGCCTGATTAGCCAAATCTTCAACCGACTGAGCATGAAGTTCTGCATCTGCTTCGGTAACGGTTCCCAATATACGAGGTTGGAGGGTTTTATCATCAGCGGCCAGGATTACGGTTTGGCCATTTAATACTGAGGGGTAAACCCGTAGGCTCTGGGGGTCAAAGCCCCGTTTAAGTACCTCTTGTAGTTTATTTTCAATGCGTTTAACGCGACTCCGGATCGGCTGAAACTCATCTTTCTTGGCAGGAGCCATGGTAGAAGCCGGCAGGGCCACCAGGAACAGGGGGACGCCATCCAGGCGCACGGAATCGTAGTTCAGATTGCCAATCTGACCCGATTGATTACGGTTAATATTCCAGAGCAAAGATTGGACATCACTAGAAAGGCCAGGCAGTTGTGCCTGACTGGGGACTCCCCAAGCGAGACTCAAACCAAGGAACCATAGGCCCATCAGGAGTATCAACCCGAGGCGTTTCTGTCGTCGTCCCCAGGATCGTTTCGGCAATAGACAGGGCCAGCGGAGGGCCGTCGCAGGATTCACGGAAAAAATCGGCATCGTGGGCAGGGAAAACAGGCCATGGCCTTCAGCATAGCGGGGAGCAGATCAAAGCGCTTTTGAATCTCTTTAGGTACATTCCTTGCCCCTTAGGACGAAACAGCCGGGCGAGGAAAGAACCAGCATCCCTCCAGGCCTGGGTTAAAATAAAGGACTAAGCGTATTTTCAAGTAAAATAGACGACCATGGCTGAAACCTATCTTTTGGACAAATTGCAATCCGTTGAGCAAACGTTT contains:
- a CDS encoding CRR6 family NdhI maturation factor gives rise to the protein MVLVSVSQAQILSLDLSPVTNLVAPWLAAGTIAPQEHSIQFQIDFPRPADDPRELSEIPEVRLWFLRLDATYPWFPFLLDWKAGELARYVAMLVPHQFHRTEGIQYNPEALELLMMQKVFVLAHWLPTQNLPSAFRLKSLAQMLGYDLEDNFLAGLA
- a CDS encoding mechanosensitive ion channel family protein, yielding MPIFSVNPATALRWPCLLPKRSWGRRQKRLGLILLMGLWFLGLSLAWGVPSQAQLPGLSSDVQSLLWNINRNQSGQIGNLNYDSVRLDGVPLFLVALPASTMAPAKKDEFQPIRSRVKRIENKLQEVLKRGFDPQSLRVYPSVLNGQTVILAADDKTLQPRILGTVTEADAELHAQSVEDLANQAAEITRQALIKAQAERQPQALWDSALLALRILALITVISCVISWIYQWLGHRVQVLKTLLSQAKVVADDESIVPSTFSPQLTNQSFLLKLGDRLALAIYFFLIRLRGRFLSTNLQGKTDNIFGLDQLLYPDHQAIRFEELKTLTTQRIRILIFLRRLLLLLQSFVWLRGSATLLLLFPYSRPWGAQLAGVPLTLVLIWLSILILAKVTELLIDKSLLAWGEDLKLLQASKNSRQALRLPTIASALKGVSSFFYVSVGVILSLTVFEIPITPILTGAGIIGFAISFGSQNLIKDLIAGLTALINDSYATGDYVILGLHEGLIEDMNLFVTRLRSANGDLITIPNGAITTVCNQTKDWSRVDYSIQVSYDADIKQALNLLKEIADQLYHDPQWHPVILDQPDLKGIENISHQGITLRIWLKTKPGAQWDVGRELRLRIKVAFEQEGIAIGIPKQAFLLQNADNDPFSPPDP
- a CDS encoding MlaE family lipid ABC transporter permease subunit, whose protein sequence is MSNGIILAELQSWLQRSGKAILLTGQVFYQLLQGKVDYRNTIEQMVTVGPASLVITLITATVIGMIFTIQVAREFLALGASSVVGGILALALSRELSPIMTAVVVAGRVGSAFAAEIGTMRVTEQIDALYMLNTNPIEYLVIPRLIACCVMVPALSILALLMGLLGGVVIAHHFYNIADSVFWDSIKSLATPWDILCGPIKGVVFGALIALIGCNWGLTTRGGAKGVGSSTTASVVTALLAIFVADFILSWLMFKGSGSGSILG